Proteins from one Nilaparvata lugens isolate BPH chromosome 10, ASM1435652v1, whole genome shotgun sequence genomic window:
- the LOC111049066 gene encoding loricrin isoform X2 yields the protein MPNNVKLEVVALENDTDIRMSVGKKCDGNVSPYNYGGEKQGYNYEGGNYEGGCYEGGNKGVSSYNYAGGNQGYNNDINNNDWDVNTGVSAYNYEGGNKGYDCGNKGISAYNYEGGNSGYYGGDKAYNYGGGNQGISAYNYEGGKQNYECGKGASAYNYEGGNKGISAYNYEGGNQGYDCGNQGISAYNYDGGNKGYYGGDKAYNYEGGNKGISAYNYEAGNQGYDCGNKGISAYNYEGGNKGYYGGDKAYNYEGGNQGISAYNYEGGKQNYECGKGASAYNYEGGNKGISAYNYGGNQGHDCGNKGISAYNYDAGNKGYYGGDKAYNYEGGNKGISAYNYEGGKQNYECGKGASAYNYEGGNKGISAYNYEGGKQNYECGKGASAYNYEGGNKGISAYNYEGGKQNYECGKGASAYNYEGGNKGISAYNYGGGKQDYECGKGASAYNYEGGNKGISAYNYEGGKQNYECGKGASAYNYEGGNKGISAYNYGGGKQDYECGKGASAYNYEGGNKGISAYNYGGGKQDYECGKGASAYNYEGGKQDYECGKGASAYNYEGGNKGYSSGGGNKCVSEMKKNSKGCSPSKTQISKKQCKKCDTKPAC from the exons ATGCCTAATAACGTCAAATTGGAAGTGGTTGCGCTTGAGAACGACACAGATATTCGCATGTCTGTAGGCAAAAAATGCGATGGAAATG TTTCCCCATACAATTATGGGGGTGAGAAACAAGGATACAATTACGAAGGCGGAAATTATGAAGGAGGTTGCTATGAAGGTGGAAATAAAGGAGTTTCATCCTACAATTATGCAGGAGGAAACCAAGGATACaacaatgatattaacaatAATGACTGGGATGTGAATACAGGAGTCTCTGCTTATAATTACGAAGGTGGTAATAAAGGATACGATTGTGGAAATAAAGGAATATCAGCATACAACTATGAAGGTGGAAATAGTGGATATTATGGAGGAGACAAAGCATACAATTATGGAGGAGGAAATCAAGGAATTTCTGCCTATAATTATGAAGGtggaaaacaaaattatgaatgtGGAAAAGGAGCATCTGCTTACAATTATGAAGGTGGAAATAAAGGAATATCTGCTTATAATTATGAAGGAGGAAATCAAGGATATGATTGTGGAAATCAAGGAATATCTGCCTATAATTATGATGGTGGGAATAAAGGATATTACGGAGGAGACAAAGCATATAACTATGAGGGAGGAAATAAGGGAATATCTGCTTATAATTATGAAGCCGGAAATCAAGGTTATGATTGTGGAAATAAAGGAATATCTGCTTACAACTACGAAGGTGGAAATAAGGGATATTATGGAGGAGACAAAGCATACAATTATGAAGGAGGAAATCAAGGAATATCTGCCTATAATTATGAAGGtggaaaacaaaattatgaatgtGGAAAAGGAGCATCTGCTTACAACTATGAGGGTGGGAATAAAGGAATATCGGCCTATAATTATGGAGGAAACCAAGGTCATGATTGTGGAAATAAAGGAATATCTGCTTATAATTATGATGCTGGAAATAAGGGATATTATGGGGGAGACAAAGCATACAACTATGAGGGAGGAAATAAAGGAATATCTGCTTACAATTATGAAGGTGGGAAGCAAAATTATGAATGTGGAAAAGGAGCATCAGCTTACAATTATGAAGGTGGAAATAAAGGAATATCTGCTTATAATTATGAAGGTGGAAAGCAAAATTATGAATGTGGAAAAGGAGCATCAGCTTACAATTATGAAGGTGGAAATAAAGGAATATCTGCTTATAATTATGAAGGTGGAAAGCAAAATTATGAATGTGGAAAAGGAGCATCAGCTTACAATTATGAAGGTGGAAATAAAGGAATATCTGCTTATAATTATGGTGGTGGAAAACAAGATTATGAATGTGGAAAAGGAGCATCAGCTTACAATTATGAAGGTGGAAATAAAGGAATATCTGCTTATAATTATGAAGGtggaaaacaaaattatgaatgtGGAAAAGGAGCATCAGCTTACAACTATGAGGGAGGAAATAAAGGAATATCTGCTTATAATTATGGTGGTGGAAAACAAGATTATGAATGTGGAAAAGGAGCATCAGCTTACAACTATGAGGGAGGAAATAAAGGAATATCTGCTTATAATTATGGTGGTGGAAAACAAGATTATGAATGTGGAAAAGGAGCATCAGCCTATAACTATGAAGGTGGAAAACAAGATTATGAATGCGGAAAGGGAGCATCAGCCTATAACTATGAAGGTGGAAATAAGGGTTATAGTTCTGGAGGTGGTAATAAATGTGTTtcagaaatgaagaagaattcAAAGGGCTGTTCACCAAGCAAAACTCAAATATCAAAAAAGCAATGTAAGAAATGTGATACAAAACCTGCATGCTAG
- the LOC111049066 gene encoding loricrin isoform X1, which yields MPNNVKLEVVALENDTDIRMSVGKKCDGNEVSPYNYGGEKQGYNYEGGNYEGGCYEGGNKGVSSYNYAGGNQGYNNDINNNDWDVNTGVSAYNYEGGNKGYDCGNKGISAYNYEGGNSGYYGGDKAYNYGGGNQGISAYNYEGGKQNYECGKGASAYNYEGGNKGISAYNYEGGNQGYDCGNQGISAYNYDGGNKGYYGGDKAYNYEGGNKGISAYNYEAGNQGYDCGNKGISAYNYEGGNKGYYGGDKAYNYEGGNQGISAYNYEGGKQNYECGKGASAYNYEGGNKGISAYNYGGNQGHDCGNKGISAYNYDAGNKGYYGGDKAYNYEGGNKGISAYNYEGGKQNYECGKGASAYNYEGGNKGISAYNYEGGKQNYECGKGASAYNYEGGNKGISAYNYEGGKQNYECGKGASAYNYEGGNKGISAYNYGGGKQDYECGKGASAYNYEGGNKGISAYNYEGGKQNYECGKGASAYNYEGGNKGISAYNYGGGKQDYECGKGASAYNYEGGNKGISAYNYGGGKQDYECGKGASAYNYEGGKQDYECGKGASAYNYEGGNKGYSSGGGNKCVSEMKKNSKGCSPSKTQISKKQCKKCDTKPAC from the exons ATGCCTAATAACGTCAAATTGGAAGTGGTTGCGCTTGAGAACGACACAGATATTCGCATGTCTGTAGGCAAAAAATGCGATGGAAATG AAGTTTCCCCATACAATTATGGGGGTGAGAAACAAGGATACAATTACGAAGGCGGAAATTATGAAGGAGGTTGCTATGAAGGTGGAAATAAAGGAGTTTCATCCTACAATTATGCAGGAGGAAACCAAGGATACaacaatgatattaacaatAATGACTGGGATGTGAATACAGGAGTCTCTGCTTATAATTACGAAGGTGGTAATAAAGGATACGATTGTGGAAATAAAGGAATATCAGCATACAACTATGAAGGTGGAAATAGTGGATATTATGGAGGAGACAAAGCATACAATTATGGAGGAGGAAATCAAGGAATTTCTGCCTATAATTATGAAGGtggaaaacaaaattatgaatgtGGAAAAGGAGCATCTGCTTACAATTATGAAGGTGGAAATAAAGGAATATCTGCTTATAATTATGAAGGAGGAAATCAAGGATATGATTGTGGAAATCAAGGAATATCTGCCTATAATTATGATGGTGGGAATAAAGGATATTACGGAGGAGACAAAGCATATAACTATGAGGGAGGAAATAAGGGAATATCTGCTTATAATTATGAAGCCGGAAATCAAGGTTATGATTGTGGAAATAAAGGAATATCTGCTTACAACTACGAAGGTGGAAATAAGGGATATTATGGAGGAGACAAAGCATACAATTATGAAGGAGGAAATCAAGGAATATCTGCCTATAATTATGAAGGtggaaaacaaaattatgaatgtGGAAAAGGAGCATCTGCTTACAACTATGAGGGTGGGAATAAAGGAATATCGGCCTATAATTATGGAGGAAACCAAGGTCATGATTGTGGAAATAAAGGAATATCTGCTTATAATTATGATGCTGGAAATAAGGGATATTATGGGGGAGACAAAGCATACAACTATGAGGGAGGAAATAAAGGAATATCTGCTTACAATTATGAAGGTGGGAAGCAAAATTATGAATGTGGAAAAGGAGCATCAGCTTACAATTATGAAGGTGGAAATAAAGGAATATCTGCTTATAATTATGAAGGTGGAAAGCAAAATTATGAATGTGGAAAAGGAGCATCAGCTTACAATTATGAAGGTGGAAATAAAGGAATATCTGCTTATAATTATGAAGGTGGAAAGCAAAATTATGAATGTGGAAAAGGAGCATCAGCTTACAATTATGAAGGTGGAAATAAAGGAATATCTGCTTATAATTATGGTGGTGGAAAACAAGATTATGAATGTGGAAAAGGAGCATCAGCTTACAATTATGAAGGTGGAAATAAAGGAATATCTGCTTATAATTATGAAGGtggaaaacaaaattatgaatgtGGAAAAGGAGCATCAGCTTACAACTATGAGGGAGGAAATAAAGGAATATCTGCTTATAATTATGGTGGTGGAAAACAAGATTATGAATGTGGAAAAGGAGCATCAGCTTACAACTATGAGGGAGGAAATAAAGGAATATCTGCTTATAATTATGGTGGTGGAAAACAAGATTATGAATGTGGAAAAGGAGCATCAGCCTATAACTATGAAGGTGGAAAACAAGATTATGAATGCGGAAAGGGAGCATCAGCCTATAACTATGAAGGTGGAAATAAGGGTTATAGTTCTGGAGGTGGTAATAAATGTGTTtcagaaatgaagaagaattcAAAGGGCTGTTCACCAAGCAAAACTCAAATATCAAAAAAGCAATGTAAGAAATGTGATACAAAACCTGCATGCTAG